The following proteins come from a genomic window of Kitasatospora cathayae:
- a CDS encoding replication-relaxation family protein, translating into MSTRQSPAQPDDKGDAVEPPQPSRPGRTAYRRGAANPNSSTNALRSDVLGALGVLKVATADQLQRLLRPGATSNTVIRQALRDLALHGLVASDGNTRARHKTWRLEGTAGLEAAGQVLGLPRSDMGSTARGAGRSGAQHAMAVNETIAAFVLGGTAPDAPGGVGTVTDWATEVEFLLPGGKRKVRPDAVLQAPENGVPVLMVEVDRS; encoded by the coding sequence GTGAGCACCCGTCAGAGCCCCGCCCAGCCCGACGACAAGGGCGACGCCGTCGAACCGCCGCAGCCGTCCCGGCCGGGACGGACCGCGTACCGGCGCGGCGCCGCCAACCCGAACAGCTCGACCAACGCCCTGCGCTCCGACGTCCTCGGCGCGCTCGGCGTCCTCAAGGTCGCCACCGCCGACCAGCTCCAGCGACTGCTGCGCCCCGGGGCGACGTCGAACACCGTGATCCGGCAGGCGTTGCGCGATCTCGCCCTGCACGGCCTGGTCGCCTCCGACGGCAACACCAGGGCGCGGCACAAGACCTGGCGGCTGGAGGGCACGGCCGGACTGGAGGCGGCCGGGCAGGTGCTCGGCCTGCCTCGCTCCGACATGGGCTCAACGGCCCGGGGCGCCGGGCGATCCGGTGCCCAGCACGCGATGGCGGTCAACGAGACGATCGCCGCGTTCGTCCTGGGCGGCACGGCCCCGGACGCCCCGGGTGGGGTGGGCACCGTGACCGACTGGGCGACCGAGGTGGAGTTCCTACTGCCGGGCGGGAAGCGCAAGGTGCGCCCGGACGCGGTGCTCCAGGCCCCGGAGAACGGGGTGCCGGTGCTGATGGTCGAGGTCGACCGCTCC
- a CDS encoding replication-relaxation family protein yields MHGDLETDHDVLVTLHRFTLATAEQLHQLHGGTAGIKQTQKRLTRLYADGLADFVTLPQAGRAKAWHLTTQGAAVAATFPEARRTDAQTLDGEQLAVRHGREHLLDVGRIHAAFVTDARTRGEACGPLDLLPARALPTGEGGGVYRPTAELAYTAGTGEERRRLRAFVERHRPGVGAEETAAQLAACARVWEQAGSDGRGRAWERRWRAFPRLLVVLVGTAAAGVRGAVADLRLAAEENPAVAEMLAAVPAGAARIEDLIQRGPSAPIWHPINGRGGRACGWTEL; encoded by the coding sequence GTGCACGGGGATCTGGAGACCGACCACGACGTCCTGGTCACGCTTCACCGCTTCACGCTGGCGACCGCCGAGCAGCTCCACCAGCTGCACGGCGGCACCGCCGGGATCAAGCAGACCCAGAAGCGGCTGACCCGCCTGTACGCCGACGGCCTGGCCGACTTCGTGACCCTGCCGCAGGCCGGCCGGGCGAAGGCCTGGCACCTCACCACCCAGGGCGCAGCGGTGGCGGCCACCTTCCCCGAGGCCCGCCGCACGGACGCCCAGACGCTGGACGGCGAGCAGCTCGCCGTGAGGCACGGGCGCGAGCACCTGCTCGACGTCGGCCGGATCCACGCCGCCTTCGTCACCGACGCCCGCACCCGCGGCGAGGCCTGCGGCCCGCTCGACCTCCTGCCCGCCCGGGCGCTGCCCACTGGCGAAGGCGGCGGTGTGTACCGGCCCACCGCCGAGCTCGCCTACACCGCCGGCACCGGCGAGGAGCGCCGCCGCCTGCGGGCGTTCGTCGAGCGCCACCGCCCCGGTGTCGGCGCCGAGGAGACCGCGGCACAGCTGGCGGCGTGCGCCCGGGTGTGGGAGCAGGCGGGCTCGGACGGGCGGGGCCGGGCGTGGGAGCGGCGCTGGCGAGCGTTCCCGCGGCTGCTGGTGGTCCTGGTCGGCACGGCGGCCGCCGGGGTGCGCGGAGCGGTGGCGGATCTGCGCCTGGCCGCCGAGGAGAACCCGGCCGTCGCCGAGATGCTGGCCGCCGTCCCGGCCGGCGCCGCCCGCATCGAGGACCTCATCCAGCGCGGCCCGTCCGCACCCATCTGGCACCCGATCAACGGCCGGGGCGGGCGGGCGTGCGGGTGGACGGAACTGTAG
- a CDS encoding ArsI/CadI family heavy metal resistance metalloenzyme: protein MSRVQLALRVADLEGSVAFYSKLFGTEPAKRRPGYANFAIAEPPLKLVLIEGEDGEDTRLDHLGVEVESTEQVTAATARLKDAGLATFEENDTSCCYALQDKVWVHGPGKEPWEVYVVKADADTLAKSADSAPDACCGTTACCTPDEQATDPAQSPAEAKAAAGCACGS, encoded by the coding sequence ATGTCCCGTGTTCAGCTCGCCCTGCGCGTCGCCGACCTCGAAGGCTCCGTCGCCTTCTACTCCAAGCTGTTCGGCACCGAGCCGGCCAAGCGCCGGCCCGGCTACGCGAACTTCGCCATCGCCGAGCCCCCGCTCAAGCTCGTCCTCATCGAAGGCGAGGACGGCGAGGACACCCGCCTGGATCACCTCGGCGTCGAGGTCGAGTCCACCGAGCAGGTCACCGCCGCCACCGCGCGCCTCAAGGACGCCGGCCTGGCCACCTTCGAGGAGAACGACACCTCCTGCTGCTACGCCCTCCAGGACAAGGTCTGGGTCCACGGCCCCGGCAAGGAGCCCTGGGAGGTCTACGTCGTCAAGGCCGACGCCGACACCCTCGCCAAGAGCGCCGACAGCGCGCCGGACGCCTGCTGCGGCACCACCGCCTGCTGCACCCCCGACGAGCAGGCCACCGACCCGGCCCAGAGCCCGGCCGAAGCGAAGGCCGCCGCCGGCTGCGCGTGCGGCAGCTGA
- a CDS encoding ArsR/SmtB family transcription factor — protein sequence MSNLELPVLGQEDAVACCSPMVREPLGEEAAADLAKMFKALSDPVRLRLLSLIASHEGGEACVCDLTGPFDVSQPTISHHLKVLREAGLVGSERRGTWVYYWVLPAALAKLSALLQAPAAIVPAGGAR from the coding sequence ATGTCGAATCTGGAATTGCCGGTGCTCGGCCAGGAGGACGCGGTGGCATGCTGCTCGCCGATGGTCCGCGAGCCCCTGGGCGAGGAAGCCGCCGCCGACCTGGCGAAGATGTTCAAGGCCCTGTCGGACCCGGTCCGGCTGCGGCTGCTGTCCCTGATCGCCTCGCACGAGGGCGGCGAGGCCTGCGTCTGCGACCTGACCGGCCCCTTCGACGTCTCCCAGCCGACCATCTCCCACCACCTCAAGGTGCTGCGCGAGGCCGGACTCGTCGGATCCGAGCGCCGCGGCACCTGGGTCTACTACTGGGTACTGCCCGCAGCGCTGGCCAAGCTCTCGGCTCTGCTCCAGGCCCCGGCCGCCATCGTCCCGGCAGGAGGCGCGAGATGA
- a CDS encoding aquaporin, protein MTEIAPLGRRAAVEFVGTGALVAVVVGSGIQATKLSQDVGVQLLANSLATVFGLGVLIALLGPVSGAHFNPVVTLAAWWTGRRDGEGPTGREVAVYLPAQILGAISGAVLADAMFAEPLVRWSTHARWAPHLWLGEVVATAGLVLLIFGLARAGRAHFAPVAVASYIGAAYWFTSSTSFANPAVTIGRAFTDTFAGIAPASVLPFVAAQLVGLVVGVALVAVLFGRPAAAAAEDVVVPHGEHHPAAAGR, encoded by the coding sequence ATGACCGAGATAGCTCCGCTCGGACGCCGCGCGGCGGTCGAGTTCGTCGGCACCGGCGCCCTGGTCGCCGTCGTGGTCGGCTCCGGCATCCAGGCCACCAAGCTGTCCCAGGACGTCGGCGTGCAGCTGCTCGCCAACTCCCTGGCCACCGTCTTCGGCCTCGGAGTGCTGATCGCGCTGCTCGGCCCCGTCTCCGGCGCCCACTTCAACCCCGTGGTCACCTTGGCCGCCTGGTGGACCGGCCGCCGCGACGGCGAGGGCCCGACCGGGCGCGAGGTCGCCGTCTACCTGCCCGCGCAGATCCTCGGTGCGATCAGCGGCGCGGTGCTGGCGGACGCGATGTTCGCCGAACCGCTGGTCCGCTGGTCCACCCACGCCCGCTGGGCCCCGCACCTGTGGCTGGGCGAGGTCGTCGCCACCGCCGGCCTGGTCCTGCTGATCTTCGGTCTGGCCCGCGCCGGCCGCGCGCACTTCGCCCCGGTCGCGGTCGCCTCCTACATCGGCGCCGCCTACTGGTTCACCTCCAGCACCAGCTTCGCCAACCCCGCCGTGACGATCGGCCGGGCGTTCACCGACACCTTCGCCGGCATCGCGCCCGCCTCGGTGTTGCCGTTCGTCGCCGCCCAGCTCGTCGGCCTGGTGGTCGGCGTCGCCCTGGTTGCCGTGCTGTTCGGCCGCCCCGCCGCGGCTGCCGCCGAGGACGTCGTGGTGCCGCACGGCGAGCACCACCCGGCCGCCGCCGGCCGCTGA